In one Magallana gigas chromosome 7, xbMagGiga1.1, whole genome shotgun sequence genomic region, the following are encoded:
- the LOC109618713 gene encoding galactoside alpha-(1,2)-fucosyltransferase 2, translated as MERYPQLKIYLLFALGLLVISMIRMNSYSLRNQSKFTDPTPKKHSYNKNYNPNVVTEKFGKKKLDGIVCVKFQGRLGNSMFQYVFLYLIAKLKHLYPILPENSELFHIFEIEKTTLSAIKKPLNACSKLPEYKERWSTSYDEKLLTVPSNKSARFVGYFLSWKYWLDYEDEIRKLLTFKDFIVQKAHAQMRNITSKMEFDITNEENVIVSIHIRRGDFASSVYINYGHLSPNETYYRNAMKYFKSRHKKVLFVVGSNDIDWSRKALEGEKNVYFSTGNAAAEDIALLSLANHTIISIGTYGWWIGWMAQGTCVYYKNAMRPGSRFANNVRTHSLDDFIYPGWIPIE; from the exons ATGGAACGATATCCTCAGTTAA AAATTTATCTACTGTTTGCGCTAGGATTGTTGGTAATCTCGATGATCAGGATGAACAGTTACAGTTTGAGAAATCAGTCCAAGTTCACAGATCCCACTCCCAAAAAACATTcatataacaaaaattataatccTAATGTAGTGACTGAAAAGTTTGGAAAGAAGAAGTTGGATGGTATAGTGTGTGTCAAATTTCAAGGACGACTTGGGAACTCAATGTTTCAGTATGTGTTCCTCTATCTAATAGCCAAACTCAAACATTTGTATCCTATTCTTCCAGAAAATTCTGAATTGTTCCATATATTTGAAATCGAAAAGACAACGCTTTCCGCCATCAAGAAACCTTTAAACGCTTGCTCCAAGCTACCCGAGTACAAGGAAAGATGGTCAACATCTTATGACGAAAAGTTACTTACAGTTCCAAGTAATAAAAGCGCAAGATTTGTTGGGTACTTTCTTTCATGGAAATACTGGCTCGATTACGAAGATGAAATTCGGAAACTTTTAACGTTCAAAGATTTTATCGTACAAAAAGCACATGCACAGATGAGGAATATCACAAGCAAAATGGAGTTTGATATCACCAACGAGGAGAATGTTATTGTCAGTATACATATCAGACGGGGAGATTTCGCGAGCAGTGTTTATATAAATTACGGACATCTTTCACCCAATGAAACATATTACCGAAACgcaatgaaatatttcaaatcgcggcataaaaaagttttgtttgtgGTGGGATCTAACGATATAGACTGGTCTAGAAAAGCATTGGAAGGGGAAAAGAATGTATATTTTTCGACAGGAAATGCCGCGGCGGAGGACATTGCTTTGCTGTCTCTAGCTAACCACACAATTATTTCCATCGGCACTTATGGTTGGTGGATCGGATGGATGGCACAGGGAACATGTGTATACTATAAGAACGCTATGAGACCTGGATCCAGGTTCGCAAACAATGTACGGACTCATTCTCTTGATGATTTTATTTACCCTGGGTGGATtccaatagaataa